One genomic segment of Pandoraea thiooxydans includes these proteins:
- the argC gene encoding N-acetyl-gamma-glutamyl-phosphate reductase, with product MAAKPAIYVDGQHGTTGLQILDLLAQRDEFELISIAESDRRSLEHRRRALNGADVVILCLPDDASREAVSLIENPKVRVIDASTAYRTAPDWVYGFAELTDGQRARIAEAQRVSNPGCYATGAIALLRPLVQRGVVQPDQAMHIVGVSGYTGGGKALIQIHEGEDPEPFALYGTKLAHKHVPEIQMHAQLRRRPIFVPSEGHFPTGMLVIVTLAREALNDDAAAVHGALAEHYRDAAFVSVVPADSREQLLRGDFIRADTLSGTNQLELMSFASPSGDEILLVARLDNLGKGASGAAVQNLNLMLGLDERTGLAGAR from the coding sequence ATGGCAGCAAAACCCGCTATTTATGTCGATGGCCAGCACGGCACCACCGGATTGCAAATTCTCGACCTGCTGGCGCAGCGCGACGAATTCGAACTGATTTCGATTGCCGAGAGCGACCGGCGCTCGCTCGAGCATCGGCGCCGCGCACTGAACGGCGCGGATGTGGTGATTCTGTGCCTGCCCGACGATGCCTCGCGCGAGGCGGTGTCGCTGATCGAGAATCCCAAGGTCCGCGTGATCGACGCGAGCACCGCTTACCGTACCGCCCCCGACTGGGTGTATGGCTTTGCGGAGCTCACCGATGGGCAGCGGGCACGCATCGCCGAGGCGCAGCGGGTCAGCAATCCCGGATGCTACGCGACCGGCGCGATCGCGCTGCTCCGCCCGCTGGTGCAGCGCGGCGTCGTGCAGCCCGATCAGGCGATGCACATTGTCGGGGTGTCCGGCTACACCGGCGGCGGCAAGGCGCTGATACAGATTCACGAAGGCGAGGATCCCGAGCCGTTCGCGCTGTATGGCACCAAGCTGGCTCACAAGCACGTGCCGGAAATCCAGATGCACGCGCAGCTGCGCCGCCGGCCGATTTTCGTGCCCAGCGAAGGGCATTTCCCGACAGGCATGCTGGTGATCGTCACCCTGGCGCGCGAGGCGCTGAATGACGATGCGGCCGCCGTGCACGGCGCATTGGCCGAACATTACCGCGATGCGGCTTTCGTCAGCGTTGTGCCGGCGGACTCCCGAGAGCAACTGCTGCGCGGCGATTTCATTCGCGCCGATACCCTCAGCGGCACCAACCAGCTCGAGTTGATGTCCTTTGCGAGCCCGTCGGGTGACGAGATTCTGTTGGTGGCGCGTCTCGACAATCTCGGCAAGGGCGCCTCGGGCGCGGCGGTCCAGAACCTGAATCTGATGCTGGGCCTCGACGAGCGCACCGGACTGGCCG
- a CDS encoding Nramp family divalent metal transporter, translated as MTTAQAQLGMSERTTLAIGEALAARSVGLRARLLFVGPAVVASIAYMDPGNIATNLQAGARYGYSLLWVVVAANLIAMLFQALSAKLGIVTQRNLAELVREQFPPSVVLLMWGISEIASMATDLAEFLGGAIGLSLLFHLPLMSGMVVTGIVTYGILLAEKRGFRPLELIIGALVAAIALSYVMELLIVPVEWTAAMRGALVPQLPDGGALTVAVGILGATVMPHAIFLHSGLMQGRASARTDGARRKLLKLSNLEVVIALSVAGLINMAMIVMASGAFHAGRPEVAEIETAYRALTPMLGAGAAVLFLVSLMASGVSSSVVGTMAGQMIMQGFVGTRLPLWLRRAVTMLPAFAVVACGVSATRALIYSQVVLSFALPVPMIAVAIFTCRRDIMGNFVNRRLVAASALAGAALILALNAVLVLQTFGVAVPGMTR; from the coding sequence ATGACCACCGCCCAGGCACAACTCGGGATGAGCGAACGCACCACGCTGGCCATCGGCGAGGCGCTTGCCGCGCGCAGCGTCGGGCTGCGCGCCAGGCTGCTGTTCGTCGGGCCGGCCGTGGTTGCCTCCATCGCCTACATGGACCCAGGCAATATCGCCACCAACCTGCAAGCGGGGGCCAGGTATGGCTACTCGCTGCTGTGGGTCGTGGTGGCGGCCAACCTGATTGCGATGCTGTTCCAGGCGCTCTCGGCCAAGCTTGGCATCGTCACGCAGCGCAACCTCGCGGAGCTGGTGCGCGAGCAGTTTCCGCCGTCCGTGGTGCTGCTGATGTGGGGCATCAGCGAGATTGCCTCGATGGCGACCGATCTGGCTGAGTTCCTGGGCGGTGCGATCGGGTTGTCGCTGCTGTTCCATTTGCCGCTGATGTCCGGCATGGTTGTCACCGGCATCGTCACCTACGGCATCCTGTTAGCCGAGAAGCGCGGTTTCAGGCCGCTCGAGCTGATCATCGGCGCACTGGTGGCGGCGATTGCACTGTCGTACGTGATGGAATTGCTGATCGTGCCGGTCGAGTGGACGGCCGCCATGCGCGGCGCGCTCGTACCGCAACTGCCGGACGGCGGCGCGTTGACCGTGGCGGTCGGCATCCTCGGGGCGACGGTCATGCCGCATGCGATTTTCCTGCATTCAGGCCTGATGCAGGGCCGTGCGTCGGCGCGTACCGATGGCGCACGCCGGAAGCTGCTCAAACTCTCGAATCTGGAAGTCGTGATTGCGCTTTCGGTGGCGGGGCTCATCAACATGGCAATGATCGTGATGGCCTCGGGTGCGTTCCATGCGGGCCGTCCGGAGGTTGCCGAGATCGAAACCGCGTACCGTGCGCTCACACCGATGCTCGGGGCGGGCGCTGCCGTTCTTTTTCTGGTCTCGCTGATGGCCTCCGGCGTATCGAGCTCGGTGGTCGGCACGATGGCCGGACAGATGATCATGCAGGGCTTCGTCGGTACGCGCCTGCCGCTGTGGTTGCGTCGGGCTGTAACCATGCTGCCGGCTTTCGCGGTCGTCGCGTGCGGCGTCAGCGCGACGCGGGCGCTGATCTATAGCCAGGTCGTGCTGAGCTTTGCCTTGCCGGTACCGATGATTGCCGTGGCGATTTTCACCTGCCGGCGCGACATCATGGGCAATTTCGTCAATCGCCGGCTCGTCGCCGCATCGGCACTGGCGGGTGCCGCGCTGATTCTCGCGCTCAACGCGGTGTTGGTGCTGCAAACGTTCGGGGTCGCGGTTCCCGGGATGACGCGCTAG